ggcgaggtGCGGCAACGACGACTTCCCACAAAGGCGCTTCTTTGCACTCCCGCGCTTACCTGCTTGCTTTGCCTTGCGAATCGCCTTCAGCATGTCCCGCACATTTGTGAAGCGGATCACTTTCCTCTGGGCAGGGGCGGGGGGTTGTGCGTGCGCCGCGGGTGCCTCTGAGGCAGGCGCTGCGTCCCCAATACAAAAGGCGTCGACCGCCTCAAAGGGAGTCTCCTCCGCCGAGGTGGTCGCGGTGGGCTGCTGATCGGCCATCGGCTGCGGTGCCTCGGTGGATGCctcttccactgctgctgtggcagaggcagcCTCGCTTCCGGTGTTCAGGGCGctctgcggtgctgccgttTCCTCTGCCACTGCAGTTAAATCGGCATCCACCATCGTGTCATCACCTGCCACTTGAAGCGAAGAGTGGATCGCTGCCACACCTGCATGCGACTGAGGAATAGCAAGCTGCACTTcccccgcagcggcggtcgtCTCTgtgaccaccaccgccgcctccaccctgGCGAGGTTGGCAGTCGGCACCTCCTCGAGGGCAGTGAAGAAGCGCTTCTTGGGCGACGGCGTCATGCGCATCCTCCTGCTCTTAGGTGCCCCACGCCCATGACCCAccaggcgctgctcctctacTGAGGCTGTGGGGAGGGCTGTACTCTTCGTTGTCTCTGTGAGACGTTCTGCCGgttccaccgctgcggctcCCCAAGCGGTAGATGCCCCTGGTGGAGGCTGCGAAGCCTCGGCCGCGGGTGGGTCGGCGATAGCCTCAACCGCAGCcgttgtctttctctctgtgcacatCTCCGGTACAGCCTTCACCAACTCTGTCTGCGCTGtgctcaccgccgccggctgCGGTGTCTCGGTGACTTCCACTGCTTCCACAACGAAGGTAGCAGCTGAGGCATCTGTCAGCGCGGTCGCGCCCTCTTGCTCTGTCGCTGGCGTAGGAAACACCCGTCGTGGCGCCACTGGAGGGCGGAAGCGCTTTGGGATGCGGTTGTACGCCGCCAGCTCGCGCCGCCGAATCGCTGCGGCAGTAAGGCGCTTCACCTTTGAGCTCTGCGGCTTTGAGTGGCCTCGCttgcgcacagcagcgggagGAGCGACCGCCTCCACGGGCGGAACTGCCTCTGTCGTCGCGACCGTCTCGCCAGCTGACTCTGCAGGAGCGGCGACTTCGGCTCCCTGACCAGACTCCGTCACTGCAGCTAACGTCGCCTCAGCAATTGGCGTCGCAAGCGTCGACGCAGTGGACTCAGAAGGAAGCTTCTCTGTCGCTGTCAGTGCCTCTTCCACTGCGGTCCGCGGCGGGAGCCTTCCCCGCCTTCTGCTGCGACGCCTCACCACTCCCTGCGTGGCTGTCGGCTTTGCCAACACTGCCTCTGCCACGGCTACCGCCGCAGCTGGAGGGACTGCCgcagcctccaccgccgGTACCGTCGGCTCCACTACCGCCATCGTAGCTGCGATGCCAGTGTCGTCCAGAGTCACTGCAGCACTCAGATCTGCAGGCACAGTTAAGGTCTCCTGAATCGGCAGAGTTGCGTCGCTCGCTGGGGGGTCGTCCAGCTCTGCGAAGAAGcgcttccttttcttcgaGATGCGGCTCATGGTGGCACGGCCCATTGatgcgacggtggcggcagaggtCATCTCTGGTGCCGTGAGTGGAGGGGATGAGGGCGCAGAACGTTGCGGAAGCTCCACCAAAGGCGCCCCTACGACGGGTGGAGTTGGAACCGCGGACGTCTCGGGCATGGTGAGCGTAGCTGCATTGAAGACAGGTGCTTTTTTGgtcacggctgctgctgccagcgtTGCTTCAAGTGTAGTTTCGGCAGGAAGAaggccgccactgctgttcGTGGGGTTTCCCGTTGCCCCTCTCGCAGGCTTCTTTGAAATGCGGTGAGTTGCCATgcgacgcgcagcagccggagCAGGCAGATCATCAGCGACGGCGGAGGTCTTCTCGGTCATCTCTTccaccacagctgctggcgtCACAGGTGGAGCGAGAGGCGGAGCCTCGCGCGCCGGAAGTGCCGCCGTCCCCGCTTCGACGGCGCCACGTGGGGCCACTGCAGCGTCAGAGGTCAGAAGATGTCTTTTCGAGGAAGCGAGTGGCgttgcttctgctgctggtaCGGTCACACTGTCATCCAGTTCTGCGAAGAACTTCCGTTTCTTCGGAATGCGGCTGATAGTGGCGCGGTGGGGAATGGTGatcggcgctggtgctggaaGGGGCGCCACCTCCGTAGCAGCTGTTGGTTCCGTTAGCTCTGACGCGGTGAAGTTCGCTTGCGTGATGTTTGGCTGTGCTACAACCGAGATCGGCTTAACTGCAGCCTCAGTTGCCGGcgcccccgctgctgcggtagACGCCATCTCTGAAGTTCGTGCAGGAGCGGACGGCTGAAACAACTTGGAGAAACTGAtcgcctgctgcggtgcggaAATGTTTCTGTGGTGCTTGGCTTTGCGCGCAAGAGCCGCCGTCGCGTGTCGCTTAGCACGCAGTCGTCTGCGGTGTGCACTGATGGCTGCTCGTGCTGACTGTACCGATGGCACTGCTGACACTGAAGCAGCTGTTGTCAGCGCTTTACCAGCGGGCACTGCAGAGGCACTTGTGGCTACGGGAGCCGCCTTCACGTCAGCCAGAACCTGCGCCTCTGTAGTGTGCTCTACTGTACGGAGAGTCGAAGCAGGTGTGGAAtcaggtgctgccgctgccggggttttagcggcagcagtcgctCCGGGCTCCGCCGAAGTGGCCTCTGGTTTCACACACGCGGCGAGAGGGGGCTCCACACACGTTGGCGGTTTCGCCGCAGGGGCGGTCGCAccgggcggcggcactgtcGGCGAGGCCACTGCCACTCGATTAGCCGGGGAGGGCTGCGCTACATGGCGCCGATCTACACCAAGGAGGTGAAGACGCTTGGCGCGAGATCGGCGCGGTGCCATTATGTCGATAGAAAGACAGTGAACAGGTaacccccacccacacacacacagtcagaTTTGCAAACGAGTATGTGCCGATAAATTTGACAACACTGTGGGGAGTCGTGGCGTgtgatgtgcgtgcgtgccgtcGGCGGAGACTCAAATCGATGCGTCTgtaggaggaggggaggggaggggaggtgtttctatgaggggaggggaggtggttGGCCTCGATGTCTATGGGGTAGGAGGGGAAGTGATGTGTGTTAGGCGGGTTGATCGCAGACGTACACGCGGACACGCCGTACAGCCTGTGAAAAGGGGTCTATGCAGATTctgaggagaggaagacacacacagcacaggGCACACGCAACAGAGTTGACAGCTGCTTGCTCGGATGGATGAGAGCGGTGGCTGGGCAGGGAAAGTTCCAACAAAAGAGTTGAGGTTGTGTATCGTATGCGTCTTTTCTGCACtgtttcctcctcgctgatgTTCCTTTACAGGGGACTTTGCAGGCACGTGCGAGCGATGTCGCCGAGTCgcggagggaagggaagagagaggagaggagaggagagaagcgcagtGGGAATAGTTTGTAGTGCGTGGGAGAGGCATTCCGTcagagcgtgtgtgttgtctCGCTCACCGGTAACAtccgcggtggcggctggcGCGACACCTCAACCAGGCAAACAAGCAGaaaccccccaaaaaacaGCATCGCCTGAAAAGTCACCGagacacgtacacacgcaacTGCGCTTCGACAGAAGGTGTTTTGGCCCGGTCAGCGTAGCAGACCCACATCGCCTTCGTGCCGCTGCAGTTAAACATGATAACTGATCAATGCTGGGTGCGACCTATTGGTTCAATAATGATGCGCTGCTCTGGCGCTTGCCGTTGTTCTGCAGATCGGGGGCTCCATTCTACGCACCacgacacacgcacaggcacacgcctTCACGTTCGAGGACGGGACGAGCCGCCGTGTtaggagggaaaggggacGGAAGTGGAGAGGGATGTCAATGATAGCGGTGGGGAGCGGCGACCAAACAGAGGAGCCATCGGATTGCACGTACTACTGtgcagaagcacacgcagagatgCGTAGTGCCAGAcgcacagaagagaagaccTCAGAGAACGAACTCACGCAAAAAACAATAGCGAGctagaaaagagaagggtggCATGGGGCCGAACAGCCCTACACGCGTGCATCGGTACATCGAGACGAGACGTGTTGGTGCGCCCTTGACTTTTGCTTTCAAACGTGCAGGGATGCCCATTCGCACATCAGATGCGACCCACAATCGTCTTCAtagtatgtgtgtgtgtctttgctcttctgaagtaaagaggaggagagaggagccgAGGGAGGGTGatgagggaaggagagagactgaGCCACAGGCACACTTGCGAGCCTTTCAGCTACACTGGAGAAGAATGGAATaggcaggaggagaggggagagagagacccccacacccacacccgcacgcacagatgtgatggagaagagcagcaaagaCTTTCAGCCCCGGTACCCGCCCCCCTGCCCGCCCGCTTTTCTTGGGggcttttttccccttgcATCTTTGCGCGCTATTGCTTGCACTTATAGAAGACTCACACGCAGAACTTAAGCACACCTACACAACCAATCAAAGCCGCACCTACACcgaagaaacaaaagaaatGCGAGACGCCCAGACAGAcgcttcacacacacacactttaGTAAACGTGGGGATGCCCCCCTCCTGTGTGCTACTGCTGTGTGTAGGACTGCCCACCACTTTGCGCGTCGACTTTGAGCAGCAAACTGCGTACCCCCAAAATGGGCCGCATTGCGACGTGTTTGGCCCCCTCGAGTGAGTCACGCCCATCCACATGCAGAgagacgctgcgcagcacaccCCCGTGACCATACACTTATGCAGACGAGCAGGGCACACCACCATGCGCACGCTGGTTAAAACAGAGTCACCATCCCAAGCGATTACACCAACagtcacccccccccacacacacacacacaccgaatAAACAAGGGAAGAGtgccaaagagagagggccacACAGAGCCAAATGATTCCTTT
The DNA window shown above is from Leishmania panamensis strain MHOM/PA/94/PSC-1 chromosome 31 sequence and carries:
- a CDS encoding kinetoplast-associated protein-like protein (TriTrypDB/GeneDB-style sysID: LpmP.31.2610) yields the protein MAPRRSRAKRLHLLGVDRRHVAQPSPANRVAVASPTVPPPGATAPAAKPPTCVEPPLAACVKPEATSAEPGATAAAKTPAAAAPDSTPASTLRTVEHTTEAQVLADVKAAPVATSASAVPAGKALTTAASVSAVPSVQSARAAISAHRRRLRAKRHATAALARKAKHHRNISAPQQAISFSKLFQPSAPARTSEMASTAAAGAPATEAAVKPISVVAQPNITQANFTASELTEPTAATEVAPLPAPAPITIPHRATISRIPKKRKFFAELDDSVTVPAAEATPLASSKRHLLTSDAAVAPRGAVEAGTAALPAREAPPLAPPVTPAAVVEEMTEKTSAVADDLPAPAAARRMATHRISKKPARGATGNPTNSSGGLLPAETTLEATLAAAAVTKKAPVFNAATLTMPETSAVPTPPVVGAPLVELPQRSAPSSPPLTAPEMTSAATVASMGRATMSRISKKRKRFFAELDDPPASDATLPIQETLTVPADLSAAVTLDDTGIAATMAVVEPTVPAVEAAAVPPAAAVAVAEAVLAKPTATQGVVRRRSRRRGRLPPRTAVEEALTATEKLPSESTASTLATPIAEATLAAVTESGQGAEVAAPAESAGETVATTEAVPPVEAVAPPAAVRKRGHSKPQSSKVKRLTAAAIRRRELAAYNRIPKRFRPPVAPRRVFPTPATEQEGATALTDASAATFVVEAVEVTETPQPAAVSTAQTELVKAVPEMCTERKTTAAVEAIADPPAAEASQPPPGASTAWGAAAVEPAERLTETTKSTALPTASVEEQRLVGHGRGAPKSRRMRMTPSPKKRFFTALEEVPTANLARVEAAVVVTETTAAAGEVQLAIPQSHAGVAAIHSSLQVAGDDTMVDADLTAVAEETAAPQSALNTGSEAASATAAVEEASTEAPQPMADQQPTATTSAEETPFEAVDAFCIGDAAPASEAPAAHAQPPAPAQRKVIRFTNVRDMLKAIRKAKQAGKRGSAKKRLCGKSSLPHLATTITDVVDEVVSAESSSSAAEATPSAEEVGAEIGAPPPHEVEAMTAVAKTDAPAATEQQTVGEAAPAAEVEVEMNVEATMTTVTPEVTEACSTAPVNKEAVQSPETQPCAEFLMSPAQAAVAAPAEDLPPVASSSPSPARRQAAKQKIKKHAKLAAARLNKHQTYTVSAAIPLATDYTPAETMDAPLVEAVHSAAEPFAPPAEEASAATLVRHAALMLPSGRVVMESFTDDEMVLRRTTLDDSWDVGLRFDWQERTLTISSFPTFEEADKRAAHPFVQRFKSRPRWLLMEVNEASAAHMKRALDSMNRSLTARFVFRHLR